In Marinobacter salsuginis, one DNA window encodes the following:
- a CDS encoding PQQ-dependent sugar dehydrogenase, whose amino-acid sequence MGILKHLLLTGTLLLVAVSSQANQTFSSDRADFRLETVAQNLEHPWSLAFLPDGAMLVTEREGRLRMIRNGSLVEAPISGVPELVVSGQGGLLDIILHPDFKQNQVLFLSYAHRNREGMTTRVARARLNGDRLSDVEVIFEALPRSNGGRHFAGRMEFDREGNLYVAVGDRGDMDRAQDNADDAGGVHRITTDGSPAPGNPFLDTAGVNDTFYTTGNRNIQGMTIHPETGEIWSHEHGPRGGDEINIIRAGTDYGWPTITYGIDYSGLPISSKTSQEGMAQPLHYWDPSIAPSGMAFYTGDLFPEWQGDLFVGALKMRKLVRLRIQDGKVTEEEDLLTDLGERIRDVRMGPDGALWLLTDSPRGQVYRMVSVQ is encoded by the coding sequence ATGGGTATTCTCAAGCACCTTCTCCTGACCGGCACCCTGTTACTGGTCGCTGTCTCGAGCCAGGCAAATCAGACCTTCTCCTCAGATAGAGCGGATTTTCGCCTCGAAACCGTGGCACAGAACCTGGAACACCCCTGGAGCCTGGCATTTTTACCGGATGGCGCCATGCTGGTCACAGAACGGGAAGGTCGGCTGCGGATGATCCGGAACGGTTCGTTGGTGGAGGCGCCCATCAGTGGCGTACCGGAGCTCGTTGTATCCGGGCAGGGAGGATTGCTGGACATTATTCTGCATCCGGACTTCAAGCAGAATCAGGTGCTGTTCCTGAGCTACGCCCACAGAAACCGGGAGGGTATGACTACCCGGGTAGCTCGCGCGCGTTTAAATGGTGATCGCCTCAGCGACGTTGAAGTGATTTTTGAAGCCCTGCCTCGCTCCAACGGCGGCCGCCACTTCGCCGGCCGGATGGAATTCGACCGGGAGGGCAACCTGTACGTGGCGGTCGGCGACCGTGGCGACATGGATCGCGCTCAGGACAACGCAGACGATGCCGGAGGCGTTCACCGGATTACGACCGACGGCTCTCCTGCTCCGGGCAATCCGTTCCTCGACACCGCCGGCGTCAACGACACCTTTTACACAACCGGCAACCGAAATATCCAGGGCATGACCATCCATCCGGAAACGGGCGAGATCTGGAGCCACGAGCATGGCCCCCGGGGTGGTGACGAAATCAATATTATCCGTGCCGGAACGGACTATGGCTGGCCAACAATCACCTACGGCATCGACTACTCTGGCCTGCCCATCAGCAGTAAAACCAGCCAGGAAGGCATGGCCCAGCCACTGCATTACTGGGACCCATCCATCGCGCCCTCAGGCATGGCGTTCTATACCGGGGATCTGTTCCCGGAATGGCAGGGGGATCTGTTCGTCGGGGCGCTAAAAATGCGCAAGCTGGTTCGCCTGCGCATTCAGGACGGCAAAGTGACCGAAGAGGAAGATCTTTTGACCGATCTCGGCGAACGGATCCGCGATGTGCGCATGGGCCCGGACGGCGCTCTCTGGCTACTCACGGATTCACCAAGAGGACAGGTTTACCGGATGGTTTC